One segment of Arcanobacterium phocae DNA contains the following:
- the yajC gene encoding preprotein translocase subunit YajC — protein MDFLILIPIMFIFLFVSTRITRRGQEKQRELREEAISLGNNVVTSSGFFGRIVDIDGDAVTLESPSGDETVWMRSAIMSQMDIPLSIEDEEESHNTESELDSPSTGDIFPHDEESSDPSDKQGSAWK, from the coding sequence ATGGATTTTTTGATCCTCATTCCCATAATGTTCATTTTCTTGTTCGTCTCTACACGGATCACGCGTAGGGGCCAGGAAAAACAGCGAGAACTACGTGAGGAAGCGATCTCATTAGGAAATAACGTTGTCACATCTTCTGGTTTCTTTGGAAGAATCGTTGACATTGATGGGGACGCGGTTACATTGGAATCTCCGTCTGGAGATGAGACGGTGTGGATGCGCTCTGCGATTATGTCACAGATGGATATCCCATTGAGCATCGAAGACGAAGAGGAATCACATAACACTGAATCAGAATTGGATAGTCCTTCAACAGGAGATATTTTTCCTCACGACGAAGAAAGTTCTGACCCAAGTGATAAGCAAGGCTCAGCATGGAAATAG
- a CDS encoding glycosyltransferase family 4 protein, with translation MKIGIACGYSWDVAGGVQFHIRDLAQELIRRGHDVTVIAPSERIPGTDGLEEFVRPVGAAIPIKYNGSVARLSFGPKVNRQVRAWLRDENLDVLHVHEPFTPSVSMLALINATCPVVSTFHTAMDRSRLMAIASPFLIPMLEKIQARIAVSQEARRTAVQYLGADAWVIPNGVFVSNMIAESKDQRFIGSPQRPTLSFLGRLDEPRKGLPVVARAFPQIRQAVPGVHLYVAGKGNKEQARALFGEHAEAVTFLGPISDMDKALLLGSTDIYLAPNTGGESFGIILVEAMSAGASIVASDIPAFLAVLNEGSYGAHFANNDADSLARVVSEAIHDPQTRLERARAAAKAAWRYDWGSVASQILTVYETAIATAPMEVDE, from the coding sequence GTGAAAATAGGTATTGCTTGCGGATATTCATGGGACGTTGCCGGCGGCGTTCAATTCCATATCCGGGATCTAGCACAGGAACTCATCCGCCGAGGTCACGACGTAACCGTTATTGCACCCTCAGAACGTATCCCAGGAACAGACGGCTTAGAAGAATTTGTTCGACCAGTTGGCGCTGCGATACCGATCAAATACAACGGATCAGTGGCACGATTATCTTTCGGTCCAAAAGTTAATCGACAAGTGCGTGCCTGGTTGCGCGACGAAAACCTCGATGTACTTCACGTTCATGAGCCCTTTACTCCGTCCGTATCAATGCTGGCCTTAATTAATGCAACGTGCCCTGTAGTTTCGACATTCCATACCGCGATGGATCGTTCCCGGTTGATGGCTATTGCCTCACCATTTCTTATTCCCATGCTAGAAAAGATCCAAGCGCGGATTGCAGTATCACAGGAGGCTCGGCGTACCGCAGTTCAATATCTGGGTGCGGATGCATGGGTCATTCCTAACGGTGTTTTTGTTTCTAACATGATTGCCGAGAGCAAGGATCAACGCTTTATCGGTTCGCCGCAACGGCCTACATTGAGCTTTTTGGGACGTCTTGATGAGCCGCGCAAAGGACTGCCGGTTGTAGCGCGTGCTTTTCCGCAGATCCGCCAGGCTGTGCCAGGTGTCCACTTATATGTTGCCGGGAAAGGAAATAAAGAGCAGGCTCGTGCACTTTTTGGCGAGCATGCTGAGGCTGTCACATTCTTGGGACCAATTTCTGACATGGATAAAGCGTTGCTGCTAGGTAGCACTGATATTTATCTTGCGCCAAATACTGGCGGAGAATCTTTCGGGATTATTTTGGTTGAGGCGATGAGCGCTGGTGCAAGTATTGTTGCCTCAGACATACCTGCTTTTCTGGCAGTACTAAATGAGGGTTCCTATGGCGCACACTTCGCCAATAATGATGCTGATTCGTTGGCGCGCGTGGTATCTGAAGCGATACATGATCCGCAAACTCGGCTCGAGCGTGCAAGAGCTGCTGCAAAAGCGGCGTGGCGGTATGACTGGGGATCGGTAGCGTCTCAAATTCTCACGGTATACGAGACTGCTATTGCCACCGCACCCATGGAGGTGGATGAATGA
- a CDS encoding PrsW family intramembrane metalloprotease, with protein sequence MNSARVLTALKEHSLDFYAHLIGLGILAILALLELLPVVAEPAGISAAVVATVWALVPVIFTLILVWLVDYWEPEPLWLYSFAFLWGSGVSVILGASINDFASSRLIPSLLADGATVYDVSRYTASWVAPISEEIVKGLGIVVIYVVFRKYFNGPVDGIVYGALIGAGFGFTENILYFVRNFDYLAEVFTVRFLDGPLSHDTYSALFGFCIGFAEYSRRRWALLGWTFPALVVSGLFHFINNDALNWDGMTYEKYKIVTNVPLAVVAIIMVFYARRYEKNAVLGGLEPYVRLGWFARHEVVMIGRIRYRQQAVVWAENRALKLGAPVGAGAQAMRRFQKIMLQIGHETTRAQRSNRHVDEKDRAYLSSLLAKSQTIRQVFTA encoded by the coding sequence ATGAATAGTGCGCGTGTTTTGACAGCGCTAAAGGAGCATTCTCTAGATTTTTATGCTCATCTTATTGGCCTGGGAATTCTTGCTATTCTTGCACTCTTGGAGCTTTTGCCGGTCGTAGCTGAACCGGCTGGTATTTCAGCCGCGGTAGTTGCTACGGTTTGGGCGTTAGTCCCGGTGATCTTTACACTCATTTTGGTGTGGTTAGTTGACTACTGGGAACCTGAACCGTTGTGGCTCTACAGCTTCGCATTTTTGTGGGGGAGCGGTGTGTCAGTTATTCTTGGCGCATCTATCAACGATTTTGCGTCATCCCGACTAATTCCGAGTTTGTTAGCTGATGGTGCGACTGTCTACGACGTTTCGCGCTATACGGCTTCTTGGGTTGCTCCGATCTCGGAAGAAATCGTTAAGGGTCTTGGCATCGTTGTCATATATGTAGTTTTCCGAAAATATTTTAACGGTCCCGTTGACGGTATCGTTTACGGGGCACTCATTGGAGCTGGATTTGGTTTCACTGAAAATATTTTGTATTTTGTTCGTAATTTCGATTATCTGGCAGAAGTATTTACAGTGCGTTTTCTTGATGGTCCACTCAGCCATGATACGTATTCGGCCCTGTTCGGTTTTTGTATCGGGTTTGCGGAGTATTCGCGCCGGCGGTGGGCATTACTTGGCTGGACCTTTCCGGCATTAGTAGTCTCAGGTCTGTTCCATTTTATTAATAACGACGCGTTAAATTGGGACGGGATGACGTATGAAAAATATAAAATAGTCACGAATGTCCCGTTGGCGGTTGTGGCAATCATCATGGTGTTTTATGCCCGTCGTTATGAAAAAAATGCGGTGCTCGGTGGTCTAGAGCCATACGTTCGATTGGGCTGGTTTGCGCGACATGAGGTAGTGATGATTGGCCGGATAAGATACCGGCAACAAGCTGTTGTCTGGGCAGAAAATCGGGCGTTAAAACTTGGCGCTCCGGTAGGGGCAGGCGCGCAAGCAATGCGACGATTCCAAAAGATTATGCTCCAAATTGGACATGAGACGACTCGGGCGCAGCGTAGTAACCGGCATGTGGATGAAAAGGACCGCGCATATTTGTCATCGCTACTGGCAAAATCACAGACTATACGTCAGGTCTTTACCGCTTAA
- the ruvB gene encoding Holliday junction branch migration DNA helicase RuvB, producing the protein MDWNEITEAGASDTERAQEAALRPKRLSEFVGQHVVREQLSLVLDAAIARDKAPDHVLLSGPPGLGKTTLAMIIAAEVGGALRLTSGPAIQHPGDLAALLSSLQENDVLFIDEIHRLARTAEEMLYLAMEDFRVDVMVGKGPGATSIPLALPPFTVVGATTRAGMLPAPLRDRFGFTAYLDYYTHDELASIVERNAVKLDAELSSDAALEIASRSRGTPRIANRLLRRVQDWAQVRGTGQLDLVAAQAALAVFEVDMCGLDRLDRAVLDALCNRFNGGPVGLTTLAVSVGEEPETIETVAEPYLMRQGFISKTPRGRIATRLAWEHLGLIPPENTLFV; encoded by the coding sequence ATGGATTGGAATGAAATAACTGAAGCGGGTGCCAGTGACACTGAACGAGCTCAAGAAGCGGCGTTACGTCCAAAACGTTTGAGTGAGTTTGTTGGACAGCATGTTGTTCGCGAGCAACTTTCGCTCGTCCTCGATGCGGCAATTGCTCGTGACAAAGCTCCGGATCATGTTCTCCTTTCGGGGCCGCCAGGACTTGGTAAAACCACATTGGCTATGATCATTGCAGCAGAAGTCGGCGGGGCGTTACGGCTTACCTCTGGTCCGGCAATTCAACACCCGGGCGATTTGGCGGCGCTTTTGTCTTCGTTACAAGAAAATGACGTTCTGTTCATCGATGAAATCCACCGGTTAGCGCGGACTGCTGAAGAGATGCTTTATCTTGCCATGGAGGATTTTCGTGTCGATGTGATGGTTGGCAAAGGTCCAGGAGCTACATCAATACCATTAGCCCTCCCGCCATTCACAGTTGTTGGTGCAACGACACGAGCAGGAATGTTACCGGCTCCACTACGTGATCGGTTCGGATTTACAGCATATTTGGATTACTACACTCATGACGAATTGGCCTCGATTGTAGAGCGCAATGCGGTGAAACTTGATGCGGAACTATCGTCTGATGCTGCGTTGGAGATTGCTTCGCGATCACGCGGAACGCCTCGAATTGCCAATCGCTTGCTGCGACGAGTGCAAGATTGGGCGCAGGTGCGGGGGACCGGCCAACTAGATTTAGTTGCAGCACAGGCCGCCCTAGCTGTTTTTGAAGTCGATATGTGTGGGCTGGATCGTCTTGACCGTGCAGTTTTAGACGCTTTGTGTAATCGTTTTAATGGTGGCCCAGTTGGCTTAACAACTCTAGCCGTTTCCGTTGGTGAGGAGCCCGAAACGATTGAAACTGTTGCAGAGCCCTATTTGATGCGACAAGGATTTATCTCAAAGACTCCACGGGGCCGTATAGCAACACGTCTTGCATGGGAGCACCTGGGCCTTATCCCGCCTGAAAATACTTTGTTTGTATAG
- the pgsA gene encoding phosphatidylinositol phosphate synthase produces the protein MLSRSGRPLAQLVFGPVARLFVRLGISANIVTWTGAILSCVSALFFIPQNMLLTGVVITTIVVIFDNLDGQIARLTKTSSAWGSFLDSTLDRVTDAAVFAALGLWGYFHAATMVAPWVMGGALAAGLLGSVVPYTRAKAESIGCSAAVGFAERADRLVFAGVLTLAIRFGASHWVMAIGLWILALLAFVTVIQRMLYVRSQLREREHP, from the coding sequence ATGCTTTCCCGTAGTGGTCGGCCGCTCGCGCAACTGGTTTTCGGGCCAGTTGCGCGGCTGTTCGTGCGGCTTGGTATTTCTGCCAATATTGTCACGTGGACCGGAGCTATTCTGTCCTGTGTATCAGCGCTGTTTTTCATACCTCAAAATATGCTGTTAACCGGCGTCGTTATTACCACGATCGTGGTAATTTTCGACAACCTTGACGGACAGATCGCACGGTTGACGAAGACAAGCTCGGCTTGGGGCTCTTTCCTTGATTCGACGCTAGACCGAGTGACAGATGCTGCTGTTTTTGCGGCGTTAGGGCTGTGGGGCTACTTCCACGCGGCTACCATGGTGGCGCCTTGGGTAATGGGTGGAGCACTGGCTGCTGGCTTGCTAGGAAGCGTTGTTCCATATACACGAGCTAAGGCCGAAAGTATTGGATGTTCAGCCGCTGTTGGCTTTGCAGAACGAGCAGATCGACTGGTCTTTGCCGGTGTTCTCACACTTGCTATTAGATTCGGGGCTTCTCATTGGGTGATGGCGATAGGACTATGGATCCTCGCACTACTTGCTTTTGTAACCGTTATTCAACGCATGCTTTATGTTCGATCTCAATTGCGTGAGCGCGAGCATCCATGA
- a CDS encoding NUDIX hydrolase: MTENTSYTEWPLDENGFPHRQAARVVLLDPSGNIFLIRGHDIDDPGYSWWFTPGGGIEPGETTLAAAVRELREETGFVVDHNRLEGPVLSRFSTFHFISKIRKQDEKFYLLRVDDDEMEIIRRGHGKDWTPLEQELLDAQRWWNLEDLDCIQQQGQLVFPRKLVAYVRAWRDGWDGVCRTITEE, encoded by the coding sequence ATGACTGAAAACACTAGCTATACTGAGTGGCCTCTCGATGAAAACGGTTTTCCGCACCGGCAAGCCGCTAGAGTAGTACTTCTAGACCCGTCTGGAAATATTTTTTTGATACGTGGCCACGATATTGATGATCCGGGATACTCGTGGTGGTTTACGCCGGGCGGCGGTATTGAGCCGGGGGAAACTACCCTCGCTGCTGCGGTACGTGAGTTACGTGAGGAGACGGGCTTCGTCGTCGATCACAATCGTTTAGAAGGCCCGGTTTTGTCGCGTTTCTCAACCTTTCATTTTATTTCTAAAATTCGGAAGCAGGACGAGAAATTTTATCTTTTAAGAGTCGACGACGACGAAATGGAAATAATTCGGCGTGGACACGGAAAAGATTGGACACCTCTCGAACAAGAATTATTAGATGCGCAACGATGGTGGAATTTAGAGGACCTCGACTGTATTCAACAGCAAGGTCAATTAGTTTTTCCACGAAAACTTGTTGCGTATGTGCGCGCGTGGCGTGACGGCTGGGATGGTGTATGTCGCACTATTACTGAAGAATAG
- the ruvC gene encoding crossover junction endodeoxyribonuclease RuvC — MRVLGIDPGLTRCGICVLDAAGARRISLVSVGVARTDPQMAPHQRLLLISNEVEEAIKLHRPDVVAIERVFAQDNVRSVMSTAQVVGIVLLAAAKASLPVGMHSPSEVKAAVTGNGRAQKIQVQMMVQRILNLEKLPRPKDAADAIAVAICHAWRGGAEPFVELDRSQHGGAGMLPRVEGADLTPAQKAWAAAERMSRRHGAVKPS; from the coding sequence TTGCGAGTTCTTGGGATTGATCCCGGTCTGACGCGTTGCGGAATTTGCGTGCTTGATGCAGCCGGGGCGCGGCGGATCTCTCTAGTTTCTGTTGGTGTGGCGCGTACTGATCCCCAGATGGCGCCACACCAACGACTATTGCTTATTTCGAATGAAGTTGAAGAAGCTATTAAGCTGCATCGCCCAGATGTAGTCGCGATTGAACGGGTATTTGCTCAAGATAATGTTCGTTCGGTAATGTCGACAGCTCAGGTAGTGGGCATTGTTTTGTTGGCCGCCGCTAAAGCAAGCCTGCCGGTAGGTATGCACTCGCCGTCTGAAGTCAAAGCCGCAGTTACTGGTAATGGTCGGGCACAGAAAATTCAGGTTCAGATGATGGTTCAGCGCATTTTGAACCTAGAAAAATTACCTCGTCCAAAAGATGCGGCTGATGCCATAGCTGTTGCTATTTGTCACGCGTGGCGCGGGGGAGCTGAACCTTTCGTCGAACTTGACCGGTCGCAACACGGCGGAGCTGGAATGTTGCCACGTGTCGAAGGTGCTGATTTGACTCCGGCTCAAAAAGCATGGGCTGCTGCGGAACGAATGTCGCGTCGTCACGGTGCTGTCAAACCTTCGTGA
- a CDS encoding phosphatidylinositol mannoside acyltransferase has translation MKPQRLFRLIDLTAKYVPEPCARALFSVIGSIVGCSSIAGVKQLRRNYQRVSPSSSVLAQHRRSATAMRHYLRYYYEAFRLPYLTEDQIRARVRVENVDRLRDMLNEGSATGALMHMGNWDLAGAWGTKNLAPVHTVAEKLKPEEVAQTFLDLRRALGMVIYYAVKDEHVVDNLTRDMTSNNCFVPLLCDRDLSASGIEVSLCGHKARIAPGPAILAQRTETAMFPVICVAERFNRDRQRVAQAGTSWGIRIIIGDAITPQAKPSDSWEKRTADVQRMMSQWAQYVSMLLPRYLSHWHMLQRVFVDDLDPQRLPSSVMEEK, from the coding sequence ATGAAACCGCAGCGGCTGTTTCGGCTTATTGATTTGACAGCTAAATATGTGCCAGAGCCTTGTGCCCGGGCACTGTTCTCCGTGATTGGTTCGATAGTTGGCTGCTCCTCCATAGCTGGGGTCAAGCAATTACGGAGAAATTATCAGCGGGTCTCGCCGTCGTCGTCCGTGCTAGCGCAACATCGGCGATCAGCTACCGCGATGCGTCATTATCTCCGTTACTACTATGAAGCTTTTCGGCTCCCGTACCTCACGGAAGATCAGATCCGAGCTCGTGTTCGGGTAGAAAATGTTGATCGACTCCGAGACATGCTCAACGAAGGCTCGGCTACCGGAGCATTGATGCACATGGGCAACTGGGATTTGGCTGGAGCTTGGGGCACTAAGAACTTGGCGCCAGTCCACACAGTTGCTGAAAAACTAAAACCGGAAGAAGTTGCCCAAACGTTCTTGGATCTGCGGCGCGCGCTGGGAATGGTCATTTATTATGCTGTTAAAGATGAACACGTCGTTGATAACCTTACCCGGGATATGACATCGAATAATTGTTTTGTACCGCTCCTATGCGATCGTGATCTATCAGCGTCTGGCATAGAAGTGTCTCTGTGTGGGCATAAAGCTCGTATAGCTCCTGGTCCAGCAATCCTTGCACAGCGGACTGAGACTGCGATGTTTCCGGTCATCTGCGTAGCAGAGCGATTCAACCGAGATCGGCAACGAGTTGCCCAGGCTGGAACATCGTGGGGAATACGCATCATTATTGGTGATGCGATAACACCACAAGCTAAGCCGAGCGATTCATGGGAGAAGCGAACTGCGGACGTACAGCGTATGATGTCGCAGTGGGCGCAGTATGTCTCAATGTTATTGCCGAGATATCTCAGCCATTGGCATATGCTACAGCGAGTGTTCGTCGACGATCTCGATCCTCAGCGACTACCCTCATCAGTGATGGAGGAGAAGTGA
- a CDS encoding YebC/PmpR family DNA-binding transcriptional regulator, whose product MSGHSKWATTKHKKAAIDAKRGKLFARLIKNIEVAARTGGGDPAGNPTLYDAIQKAKKNSVPADNIDRAVKRGSGEGADSVNYENIMYEGYGANGVAILIECLTDNRNRAASDVRVALTRNGGTLADPGSVSYMFSRKGVVEVPNSGDITEDDILMAVLEAGAEEVNNEGEVFEVLSEPNDVVEVRKALQAEGIDYNSAEVQFVPSMKVPITDIETANKLMKLIDALDDVDDIQNVYSNLDLSDEVEAALAEED is encoded by the coding sequence GTGTCAGGACACTCTAAGTGGGCCACCACGAAGCACAAGAAGGCGGCGATCGATGCCAAGCGCGGGAAGCTTTTCGCACGCCTAATCAAAAACATTGAAGTTGCTGCGCGTACTGGCGGTGGAGATCCTGCTGGAAATCCAACTCTCTACGATGCTATCCAAAAGGCGAAGAAGAATTCTGTGCCGGCTGATAACATCGATCGAGCTGTCAAGCGTGGCTCTGGTGAAGGTGCAGATTCAGTTAATTACGAGAACATTATGTATGAGGGCTATGGTGCTAATGGAGTTGCCATCCTCATTGAATGTTTAACGGATAACCGTAACCGTGCAGCCTCAGATGTGCGCGTCGCACTCACTCGTAATGGTGGCACATTAGCTGATCCAGGTTCAGTTTCGTACATGTTCTCCCGCAAGGGCGTTGTTGAAGTCCCTAACAGTGGTGACATCACTGAAGACGACATCTTGATGGCAGTACTTGAAGCTGGAGCTGAGGAAGTCAATAATGAAGGCGAAGTCTTTGAGGTACTTTCAGAGCCTAATGACGTGGTTGAAGTTCGTAAGGCCCTTCAGGCAGAAGGCATCGACTACAACTCGGCTGAAGTACAGTTCGTGCCGTCGATGAAAGTGCCGATTACTGATATTGAGACTGCTAATAAACTCATGAAACTCATCGATGCGCTTGACGATGTTGATGACATTCAGAATGTCTACTCCAACCTTGATCTCTCTGATGAGGTTGAAGCGGCATTAGCCGAGGAAGACTAA
- the secD gene encoding protein translocase subunit SecD, whose translation MQNSRDELSKKSKPIGRLITLVVLILALFAALTFGTVTGAKNRFLPELALDLEGGTQIILTPATTDGSEVTDEDVKQAIEIIRQRVDASGVAEAEITAQGGSNIIVALPGQPDKATLDLVRTSAVLRMRPVLAYADPNPISKEDLVKQLGDKAEGLDSKKMSDEQYKDAVLKLADKDGDGQLSDAPLTTPVDASDPAWITEQTVYNSLILQCGSKDLAIASNSDDPAKALVSCGPEGHVKYLLGPAELEGSTIATASSGPAVNNQGQPTGGFAVHMNFNSEGSDKFAEVTGRISKLEPPRNQFAIVLDGQTVSAPKTDFPITGGQAQITGSFKAKEAATLANQLNFGSLPLFFEVQSEEQISATLGAEQLESGLIAGLFGALLIILYMLWQYHALGFVAIASIAVSTGLSFFVISFLSWTIDYRLSMAGVLGIIISIGVTADSFIVYFERIRDEIREGRTIRSGIEHGWDRARRTIIISDIVNLVAASVLFILTVGSVRGFAFTLGVTTVLDLIVVMMFTYPVMHYLGKTAYFGEGQRGSGLDANKLEQTPMYRGRSYIATKPAKRIKKATASDPDGVQVQLHDYEYPDGRVIDRHETLAQRRARERRERKAAQKGEN comes from the coding sequence GTGCAAAACTCACGTGATGAACTGAGCAAGAAAAGCAAGCCCATCGGGCGCCTAATCACACTGGTCGTGTTGATTCTGGCGCTCTTTGCAGCTTTAACTTTTGGTACCGTAACGGGCGCTAAAAATCGTTTCTTGCCAGAACTAGCACTAGACCTTGAGGGCGGCACTCAGATCATCCTCACCCCGGCGACCACAGACGGCTCGGAGGTGACAGATGAAGATGTGAAGCAAGCTATTGAAATTATTCGTCAACGAGTTGATGCTTCGGGAGTGGCAGAAGCTGAAATTACTGCTCAAGGTGGATCAAATATTATTGTTGCTCTGCCAGGGCAACCAGATAAAGCAACACTTGACTTAGTTCGCACCTCTGCCGTGCTTCGTATGCGTCCAGTTTTAGCTTATGCGGATCCAAATCCTATTAGCAAGGAAGATCTAGTTAAACAGCTAGGTGATAAAGCTGAGGGCTTAGATTCAAAGAAAATGAGTGATGAGCAGTACAAGGATGCGGTGTTGAAGCTTGCTGACAAAGATGGCGATGGCCAGCTTTCGGATGCCCCGTTAACGACCCCTGTGGATGCTTCAGACCCTGCATGGATTACTGAACAGACAGTATACAACTCATTGATTTTGCAATGTGGTTCTAAGGATCTAGCGATTGCGTCGAATTCTGATGATCCGGCTAAGGCACTGGTTTCGTGTGGGCCTGAAGGTCATGTCAAGTACCTGCTTGGTCCTGCTGAGCTAGAGGGCTCGACGATTGCCACCGCTAGCTCTGGACCTGCTGTTAATAACCAAGGTCAGCCGACCGGCGGATTTGCGGTACACATGAACTTTAATTCTGAGGGATCAGATAAGTTCGCAGAAGTCACTGGAAGAATTTCGAAGCTTGAGCCACCACGAAATCAATTTGCAATTGTGCTTGATGGTCAAACAGTATCGGCGCCAAAGACCGATTTCCCGATTACTGGCGGTCAGGCCCAGATCACCGGTTCGTTCAAGGCCAAAGAAGCTGCAACTTTAGCTAACCAACTGAACTTCGGTTCGTTACCACTCTTCTTTGAGGTACAGTCAGAGGAACAAATTTCAGCAACTCTTGGCGCTGAACAACTTGAGTCTGGATTGATTGCCGGTTTGTTTGGTGCGCTACTTATCATCTTGTACATGTTATGGCAATACCATGCATTGGGCTTCGTTGCAATTGCCTCAATTGCGGTATCAACTGGCCTGTCGTTCTTTGTCATTTCGTTCTTGTCATGGACGATAGATTACCGTCTGTCGATGGCGGGTGTCTTGGGCATTATTATCTCTATTGGCGTCACAGCGGATTCGTTCATCGTTTACTTTGAACGTATCCGAGATGAGATTCGTGAAGGGCGTACTATCCGGAGCGGTATTGAACACGGCTGGGACCGCGCGCGTCGCACGATTATCATTTCCGATATCGTCAACCTGGTGGCTGCATCTGTGCTGTTCATTCTAACCGTTGGATCAGTTCGTGGTTTCGCATTCACACTTGGCGTTACCACTGTGCTCGATTTGATCGTAGTCATGATGTTCACTTATCCGGTTATGCATTATCTCGGAAAGACTGCTTACTTCGGTGAAGGACAACGCGGTTCTGGTCTTGATGCGAATAAGCTTGAACAGACCCCAATGTATCGTGGCCGGTCGTATATTGCTACGAAGCCAGCCAAGCGTATCAAGAAGGCTACTGCATCGGACCCCGATGGTGTACAGGTACAGTTACATGATTATGAATATCCAGACGGGCGTGTCATTGATAGACACGAAACCCTCGCGCAGCGTCGTGCTCGTGAACGTCGCGAGCGCAAGGCCGCTCAGAAAGGAGAGAACTGA
- the ruvA gene encoding Holliday junction branch migration protein RuvA, producing the protein MIAHLRGMVTAVNTSSAVLDIHGIGMRVLATPDTLAKLRIGDDSTLITSLIVREDSLTLYGFVDDDERDVFDILTGISGIGPRTALAVLAVFSPDALREAVETKNEVALTRVSGIGKKGAQRMILELGSKLGPARSRSGELKKNTGAIADADVLEALINLGWNEREATPAITEAMADLGQASVAQLLRRSLQILGSRR; encoded by the coding sequence GTGATTGCGCATTTACGAGGGATGGTTACAGCTGTTAATACCTCCTCAGCCGTTCTAGATATTCACGGTATTGGGATGAGAGTTCTAGCAACGCCCGACACCTTGGCTAAGCTCCGTATCGGTGACGATTCGACTTTAATCACATCTCTTATCGTTCGCGAAGATTCATTGACTCTTTATGGATTTGTTGACGACGACGAGCGAGATGTGTTCGATATTCTTACCGGGATTAGTGGCATTGGGCCACGTACCGCGTTAGCAGTATTAGCGGTATTTTCCCCTGACGCACTACGCGAAGCGGTGGAGACAAAGAATGAGGTTGCGCTAACTCGTGTTTCTGGTATCGGCAAAAAAGGTGCACAGCGCATGATACTTGAACTTGGTTCGAAACTTGGGCCGGCTCGCAGTCGTTCTGGGGAACTGAAGAAGAACACCGGTGCGATAGCGGATGCCGATGTTTTGGAAGCGCTTATTAACCTTGGCTGGAACGAGAGAGAAGCCACACCTGCGATCACCGAAGCAATGGCTGATCTAGGACAAGCAAGTGTTGCGCAACTTCTACGTCGATCTCTGCAAATTCTTGGGTCACGGAGGTAA